The following coding sequences lie in one Pectobacterium sp. A5351 genomic window:
- a CDS encoding phage late control D family protein has protein sequence MSIMDTLGAISGRLDEYSPRPAFMVRVGDKQVTELNDRLISLSLTDNRGFEADSLELVLDDADGKLALPERGAKVTVALGWANEPLISKGTFTVDEIAHRGPPDQLTISARSADFRETFNVKREYSWHNVTVGFVVSAIASRYGLKAGVTERLAKLELDHADQTNESDISFLTRMAEMVGAITTIKNGMLLFIVPGQAVSQSGKPLPAITITRSSGDSHSFRVADRDAYTGVTAYWLDLNFGKTKTTKVKNKRKTSTPAKKKEPASSSKEGNYLKGTEGNVYVMRSTFKTEQAAKRAAAAKWSTLQRGAAEFSMTLARGRADLYPELHARMSGFKTVIDNADWIITRCVHEISQSGFTTSLEFEVKITDWAADDNDD, from the coding sequence ATGTCAATCATGGACACGTTAGGGGCTATTTCTGGACGACTGGATGAATACTCACCCCGTCCGGCGTTTATGGTGAGGGTTGGCGATAAGCAGGTTACAGAGCTGAATGATCGGCTGATATCGTTATCGCTGACGGATAATCGCGGGTTTGAAGCGGATTCACTGGAATTGGTGCTTGACGATGCAGACGGAAAATTAGCCCTGCCGGAGCGCGGCGCAAAGGTAACCGTGGCACTGGGCTGGGCGAATGAGCCGCTAATCAGCAAGGGGACATTCACGGTTGATGAAATTGCGCATCGTGGCCCGCCTGATCAGTTGACTATCAGCGCCCGCAGCGCGGATTTCAGAGAAACATTTAACGTTAAGCGTGAATACAGTTGGCACAATGTGACCGTCGGATTTGTGGTCTCTGCTATCGCCAGTCGTTACGGACTGAAAGCCGGTGTAACGGAACGGCTGGCGAAGCTGGAACTTGATCATGCTGACCAGACGAATGAATCAGATATCAGCTTCCTTACTCGCATGGCAGAAATGGTTGGGGCAATCACAACCATAAAAAACGGTATGTTGCTGTTCATTGTCCCAGGACAGGCGGTTTCACAAAGTGGCAAGCCACTACCGGCCATCACCATTACACGCAGTAGCGGAGACAGTCACAGCTTCCGCGTTGCTGACCGCGACGCGTACACCGGCGTTACGGCGTATTGGCTGGATCTGAATTTTGGCAAGACCAAAACGACAAAGGTAAAAAATAAACGCAAAACCAGTACGCCAGCTAAAAAGAAAGAACCGGCATCAAGCAGTAAAGAGGGGAATTATCTGAAGGGAACGGAAGGTAATGTCTATGTTATGCGTTCGACGTTTAAAACCGAGCAAGCGGCAAAACGCGCCGCTGCGGCCAAATGGTCGACGTTACAGCGTGGTGCCGCAGAATTCAGTATGACGTTAGCGCGAGGCCGTGCCGATTTATATCCCGAATTACACGCCCGTATGTCTGGATTTAAAACGGTTATCGATAATGCCGATTGGATAATTACACGCTGCGTACATGAAATCAGCCAATCGGGATTTACGACATCGCTGGAATTTGAAGTGAAAATAACGGATTGGGCAGCAGACGATAATGATGATTAA
- a CDS encoding methionine synthase — MKILLPTSTAGSLPKPSWLAQPETLWSPWKLQGEELIEGKQDALRLSLADQLQAGIDIVSDGEQTRQHFVTTFIEHLSGVDFEKREIVKIRNRYDASVPTVIGAVVRQKPVFVEDAKFLRQHTTQPIKWALPGPMTMIDTLYDSHYKSREKLAWEFATILNQEAKELEAAGVDIIQFDEPAFNVFFDEVNDWGIAALERAVEGLKCETAVHICYGYGIKANTDWKKTLGSEWRQYEEIFPKLQKSTIDIISLECQNSRVPMDLIELIRGKKVMVGAIDVATNTIETPEEVADTLRKALQFVDADKLYPSTNCGMAPLSRRVARGKLNALSAGAEIVRRELLAK, encoded by the coding sequence ATGAAAATATTGCTACCCACTTCAACCGCAGGCAGCTTACCTAAACCTTCTTGGCTGGCACAGCCTGAAACACTGTGGTCACCCTGGAAATTACAAGGTGAGGAGTTGATTGAGGGCAAACAAGATGCGCTACGTTTGAGCCTGGCAGATCAACTACAGGCAGGGATTGATATTGTCAGCGACGGCGAGCAAACGCGCCAACATTTTGTCACGACGTTTATTGAGCACCTCAGCGGTGTTGATTTCGAGAAACGTGAGATCGTTAAAATTCGTAATCGCTATGACGCGAGTGTGCCGACAGTCATTGGTGCAGTGGTTCGCCAAAAGCCTGTTTTTGTTGAAGACGCTAAATTTTTACGTCAGCACACGACTCAACCGATCAAATGGGCCCTGCCTGGCCCCATGACAATGATCGATACGCTTTATGATAGCCACTATAAAAGTCGCGAAAAACTCGCCTGGGAATTCGCCACCATTCTGAATCAAGAAGCTAAAGAGTTAGAGGCGGCGGGTGTCGACATTATCCAGTTTGATGAACCCGCATTTAATGTCTTTTTTGATGAGGTGAATGATTGGGGAATTGCCGCGTTAGAAAGAGCCGTTGAAGGGCTTAAATGTGAAACGGCGGTGCACATTTGCTATGGCTATGGCATCAAAGCCAATACCGATTGGAAAAAGACGCTGGGGTCCGAGTGGCGACAATATGAAGAAATTTTCCCTAAATTGCAAAAATCGACCATCGATATCATTTCACTGGAATGTCAGAACTCCCGTGTTCCCATGGATCTGATTGAACTCATTCGCGGTAAAAAAGTGATGGTAGGCGCTATTGACGTGGCAACCAATACTATTGAGACACCAGAGGAAGTCGCCGATACGCTACGAAAAGCACTTCAGTTTGTGGATGCTGACAAGCTCTATCCGTCTACCAACTGTGGCATGGCTCCGTTGTCT
- the uvrY gene encoding UvrY/SirA/GacA family response regulator transcription factor has protein sequence MISVFLVDDHELVRAGIRRILEDIKGLKVVGEACCGEDAVKWCRSNDVDVVLMDMSMPGIGGLEATRKILRFTPDIKVIMLTIYTENPLPAKVMQAGAAGYVSKAAAPQEVISAIRAVHAGKRYIASDIAQQMALSQLEPQTDAPLECLSERELQIMLMITKGQKVTEISEQLNLSPKTVNSYRYRMFSKLNINGDVELTHLAIKYGLFTAETLLSSE, from the coding sequence TTGATTAGCGTTTTTCTTGTTGATGACCATGAACTGGTGCGGGCAGGGATACGACGCATTCTTGAGGATATCAAAGGTCTGAAAGTGGTTGGTGAGGCATGCTGTGGTGAAGATGCCGTTAAATGGTGCCGAAGCAATGACGTGGATGTTGTCCTGATGGACATGAGCATGCCGGGTATCGGTGGGCTTGAAGCAACGCGTAAAATCCTGCGTTTTACGCCAGATATAAAAGTCATCATGCTCACTATTTATACGGAGAATCCGCTACCCGCAAAAGTCATGCAGGCCGGAGCTGCGGGATATGTAAGCAAAGCTGCAGCCCCTCAGGAAGTCATCTCCGCCATTCGAGCAGTACATGCAGGCAAACGGTATATAGCTTCTGATATTGCTCAACAGATGGCACTAAGCCAGTTGGAGCCACAGACGGACGCGCCGCTGGAGTGTTTGTCTGAACGCGAATTACAGATTATGCTAATGATAACGAAGGGGCAGAAAGTGACTGAAATCTCAGAACAGCTTAATCTTAGCCCTAAAACAGTGAACAGCTATCGTTACCGTATGTTTAGCAAGCTGAATATTAACGGTGACGTAGAGTTGACTCATCTTGCTATCAAGTATGGGCTTTTTACCGCGGAGACATTGTTAAGTAGTGAGTGA
- the pgsA gene encoding CDP-diacylglycerol--glycerol-3-phosphate 3-phosphatidyltransferase — MQFNIPTLLTLFRVALIPFFVLAFYLPFVWAPLLCALIFVFAAVTDWFDGFLARRWKQTTRFGAFLDPVADKVMVAVALVLVAEHYHSWWITLPAATMIAREIIISALREWMAEIGKRSSVAVSWIGKVKTTAQMMALFALLWRPERIVEGVGVVALYIAAVLTFWSMFQYLNAARHDLLEP; from the coding sequence ATGCAATTTAATATACCGACGTTGCTTACCCTGTTTCGTGTTGCTCTTATTCCGTTTTTTGTGCTGGCATTTTATCTTCCATTCGTCTGGGCACCGCTGCTTTGTGCGCTGATTTTTGTATTTGCTGCCGTGACGGATTGGTTTGATGGTTTCCTTGCCCGCCGTTGGAAACAGACCACGCGTTTTGGTGCTTTCCTCGATCCCGTTGCAGATAAAGTGATGGTGGCTGTCGCGTTGGTGCTGGTTGCGGAACACTATCATTCGTGGTGGATTACGCTGCCAGCAGCAACGATGATCGCGCGGGAAATCATTATTTCCGCCTTGCGCGAGTGGATGGCTGAAATTGGCAAAAGAAGCAGCGTTGCCGTGTCGTGGATAGGAAAGGTGAAAACTACGGCTCAGATGATGGCGCTTTTTGCTTTGCTATGGCGGCCGGAACGCATTGTTGAAGGTGTGGGTGTTGTGGCGTTGTACATCGCGGCGGTGCTCACTTTCTGGTCCATGTTCCAATATTTGAACGCGGCGCGTCACGATTTGCTTGAACCTTGA
- a CDS encoding gamma-glutamylcyclotransferase family protein, producing MERLFVYGTLRPGHANAYILENIGGEWLPGYVTGMFYERGWGAAADFPGVVLNDTGPRVSGYLFLSANLGAHWPMLDEFEEGYDRVEVVVTTEEGSQITAWVYQLQPQTGP from the coding sequence ATGGAACGCTTGTTTGTCTACGGTACGCTGCGTCCGGGTCACGCAAATGCCTATATTCTGGAGAACATCGGTGGAGAATGGTTGCCGGGCTACGTGACAGGCATGTTTTATGAGCGTGGCTGGGGTGCCGCCGCGGATTTTCCAGGGGTAGTCCTGAATGATACTGGGCCACGCGTCAGCGGTTATCTGTTTTTATCTGCTAACCTTGGGGCGCACTGGCCAATGCTGGATGAATTTGAAGAGGGCTACGATCGCGTTGAAGTTGTGGTTACCACGGAGGAAGGCTCGCAGATTACAGCCTGGGTTTATCAGCTACAGCCACAAACAGGCCCCTAA
- a CDS encoding YmjA family protein — protein MNNEIPPKFYDITDEYATESEKPVSESERDALARYFKLLLTRLMNNDEISEEAQKEMASEAGIDEHRIDEIATFLNQWGNE, from the coding sequence ATGAACAATGAAATACCGCCTAAATTTTATGACATCACGGATGAGTATGCGACGGAATCTGAAAAACCAGTGAGTGAGTCAGAACGTGACGCTCTGGCGCGCTATTTCAAACTGCTGCTCACCCGCTTAATGAATAACGACGAAATCAGTGAAGAGGCGCAGAAGGAGATGGCCAGTGAAGCGGGTATTGACGAGCATCGTATTGATGAGATCGCGACGTTCCTGAACCAATGGGGCAATGAGTAG
- the iraP gene encoding anti-adapter protein IraP, with the protein MNNILSHLLIKLAEKEAGEKALSAKIESLEMLISAIVLTFDDGKINELNKKIEGVVADAYQRKDGYDYLAFELLTKNINRITTVSSRE; encoded by the coding sequence ATGAATAATATCCTCTCTCATCTTTTAATAAAGCTGGCAGAAAAAGAAGCTGGAGAAAAAGCGCTTAGCGCGAAGATTGAATCGTTGGAGATGCTGATTTCTGCTATTGTTTTAACATTTGATGACGGTAAAATCAATGAGTTAAATAAAAAGATAGAGGGTGTGGTTGCTGATGCCTATCAGCGGAAGGATGGCTATGATTACTTAGCTTTCGAACTATTGACGAAAAACATCAATCGAATCACAACCGTTTCATCACGGGAATAA
- the cycA gene encoding D-serine/D-alanine/glycine transporter has protein sequence MVEQSKEAADLAPEQGEGLQRNLTNRHIQLIAIGGAIGTGLFMGSGKTISMAGPSIIFVYMIIGFMLFFVMRAMGELLLSNLNYKSFSDFAADLLGPWAGFFTGWTYWFCWVVTGIADVVAISAYSQFWFPDLSQWISSLLCVLLLLTLNLATVKLFGEMEFWFAMIKIVAIVALIAVGAVLVMMQFSSPSGNVASFTNLWNDGGMFPKGISGFFAGFQIAVFAFVGIELVGTTAAETKNPKVVLPRAINAIPIRIIMFYVFALIMIMSVTPWGAITADRSPFVEMFVLVGLPAAASMINFVVLTSAASSANSGVFSTSRMLFGLAKQGDAPKSFGMLSKRAVPSAGLMFSCICLLSGVVLIYLIPNVMTVFTLVTTVSAILFMFIWSIILCSYLTYRKKRPQLHAESSYKMPLGIFMCWICLAFFAFVIVLLTLQPDTRQALIVTPLWFIVLAIAYQFIRRKKQAVSAE, from the coding sequence ATGGTCGAACAATCAAAAGAAGCCGCAGACCTTGCCCCTGAACAGGGAGAGGGACTGCAACGGAATCTGACTAATCGTCATATTCAGCTCATCGCCATCGGCGGAGCGATCGGTACTGGGCTATTCATGGGCTCAGGAAAAACAATCAGCATGGCAGGCCCTTCGATCATTTTCGTTTATATGATCATTGGCTTTATGCTGTTTTTCGTCATGCGTGCAATGGGAGAGCTATTACTCTCCAACCTCAACTATAAATCATTCAGCGATTTCGCGGCCGACCTGCTCGGGCCATGGGCAGGTTTCTTCACTGGCTGGACTTACTGGTTCTGCTGGGTCGTAACCGGGATCGCCGATGTCGTCGCAATTAGCGCCTATTCTCAGTTTTGGTTCCCCGATTTATCACAGTGGATCTCGTCCCTGCTTTGCGTTCTACTCTTACTTACGCTAAATCTGGCAACAGTGAAACTGTTCGGCGAGATGGAATTCTGGTTCGCCATGATAAAAATTGTCGCCATAGTGGCGTTAATCGCCGTCGGCGCGGTGCTGGTAATGATGCAATTCTCCTCCCCATCAGGCAACGTCGCCTCTTTTACCAACCTCTGGAATGATGGTGGCATGTTCCCCAAAGGAATCAGCGGTTTCTTTGCCGGATTCCAGATAGCCGTATTTGCCTTTGTCGGCATCGAACTGGTTGGTACAACGGCTGCTGAAACGAAAAACCCGAAAGTCGTATTGCCACGCGCGATTAACGCCATCCCGATTCGCATCATCATGTTTTATGTTTTTGCGCTTATCATGATTATGTCTGTCACGCCCTGGGGCGCGATTACGGCGGATCGTAGTCCTTTTGTGGAAATGTTCGTGCTTGTCGGATTACCTGCGGCTGCCAGTATGATCAACTTCGTCGTCCTGACATCTGCGGCATCCTCGGCGAATAGTGGCGTTTTCTCCACCAGCCGCATGCTCTTTGGTCTAGCTAAGCAAGGCGATGCACCGAAAAGCTTCGGCATGCTCTCTAAACGCGCGGTTCCTTCGGCAGGATTGATGTTTTCCTGTATTTGTTTGCTTTCCGGCGTCGTGTTGATCTACCTGATTCCAAACGTGATGACCGTCTTTACGCTGGTGACCACCGTCTCCGCAATTTTATTCATGTTCATCTGGAGCATCATTCTGTGCTCTTACCTGACCTATCGTAAAAAGCGCCCTCAGCTACATGCCGAGTCATCCTATAAAATGCCATTGGGTATTTTCATGTGTTGGATATGTCTGGCCTTTTTCGCTTTTGTTATTGTACTGTTAACATTACAGCCAGATACACGGCAGGCGCTCATTGTCACACCGCTGTGGTTTATTGTTCTGGCTATTGCTTATCAGTTTATTCGGCGGAAAAAACAGGCTGTTAGCGCGGAGTAA
- a CDS encoding DUF1852 domain-containing protein, whose translation MNKNFTFTIKNTRFDENYNPSENTRITTNFANLARGKNRQENLRNALKMIDNRFNSLAHWDNSKSDRYAVELDIISVEIDIEGNGNTFPVIEILKTNVVDKKTNERIEGIVGNNFSSYVRDYDFSVLLSDHNKSNPGFSTPDNFGDLHGNIFKCFVNSKSYKESFSKSPVICLSVSSKNTYHRTGNQHPVLGIEYQQDEYSLTDQYFHKMGLQARYFMPPNSVAPLAFYFSGDLLSDYTNLELISTISTMETFQKIYRPEIYNANSPAGQCYQPSLNHQDHSFTQIVYDREERSLLAIEQGKFTEKNFIKPYHAILEQWSANYVL comes from the coding sequence ATGAATAAGAATTTTACATTTACGATTAAGAACACGCGTTTCGATGAGAATTATAACCCGTCCGAAAATACGCGTATCACGACCAACTTTGCGAATTTGGCGAGAGGAAAGAACCGCCAGGAAAACTTGCGCAACGCCTTAAAAATGATTGACAACCGTTTCAATTCTCTGGCGCATTGGGATAACTCTAAAAGCGATCGTTACGCTGTTGAGCTCGATATCATTTCCGTTGAAATTGATATTGAAGGCAATGGCAACACCTTTCCTGTCATCGAAATATTGAAAACGAATGTTGTTGATAAAAAAACCAACGAACGTATTGAAGGGATTGTAGGGAATAATTTCTCCTCCTACGTGCGAGATTATGACTTTAGCGTATTGCTGTCAGATCATAATAAGAGCAACCCTGGATTTAGCACCCCCGATAACTTTGGCGATCTGCATGGAAATATCTTTAAATGCTTCGTGAATTCGAAGAGCTATAAAGAGAGTTTTAGTAAATCGCCAGTGATATGCCTCAGCGTTTCAAGTAAAAATACCTATCACAGGACTGGAAACCAGCATCCTGTATTAGGCATCGAATACCAGCAAGATGAATATTCATTGACCGACCAATACTTCCATAAAATGGGGTTACAGGCTCGCTATTTTATGCCGCCAAATAGCGTTGCACCTTTGGCCTTCTATTTTTCTGGTGACTTACTGAGTGATTACACGAATCTTGAGCTGATCAGCACCATCTCCACGATGGAGACGTTTCAAAAGATTTACCGACCTGAGATTTACAATGCAAACTCTCCGGCAGGTCAATGCTATCAGCCGAGCCTGAATCATCAGGATCATTCCTTCACTCAAATTGTTTATGATCGAGAAGAACGTAGCCTGTTGGCTATCGAGCAGGGAAAGTTTACGGAGAAAAACTTCATCAAACCATACCACGCTATTCTTGAGCAATGGTCTGCTAATTACGTTCTTTGA
- a CDS encoding ogr/Delta-like zinc finger family protein codes for MAIKCPKCRATAKTRTSVELSPLVRRSYHQCQNMMCGYCFTSMTHIDEALNETKPAPGACVPTNIFPRSHKGENQLDLAL; via the coding sequence ATGGCGATCAAATGTCCAAAGTGCCGCGCAACTGCAAAAACACGTACCAGCGTAGAACTTAGCCCATTGGTTCGACGTAGCTATCACCAGTGCCAAAACATGATGTGCGGCTACTGCTTTACCAGCATGACGCACATTGATGAAGCACTGAACGAAACGAAGCCCGCGCCTGGCGCATGTGTCCCCACCAATATCTTTCCCCGTAGCCACAAGGGGGAAAATCAGTTGGATTTAGCGCTGTAG
- a CDS encoding DUF2594 family protein, with protein sequence MSNADFSTAASAGTLAHEVTCLKAMVTLLLKSIGQADAGKVIINMERYIAQLEDAEQAAVFDNTIKQIKTSYRK encoded by the coding sequence ATGAGCAACGCAGACTTTTCTACTGCCGCATCCGCCGGAACACTGGCCCATGAAGTTACCTGCCTGAAGGCGATGGTTACACTGTTATTAAAGTCAATCGGTCAGGCAGACGCCGGTAAAGTTATCATCAATATGGAAAGATATATTGCTCAATTGGAAGATGCCGAGCAAGCCGCTGTTTTTGATAACACGATTAAACAAATCAAAACCAGCTACCGTAAATAG
- a CDS encoding phage tail sheath protein — protein sequence MATNYHHGVTVRETTDLSTIINDIDSAVIGVVCTADDADADTFPLNEPVLLTRVSSVLGKAGKTGTLHTTLKCISDQASPQTVVIRVADAANAQAEGNEPKPTQDQLVIGGSDANGRYTGLYALLSAEARIGVRPRVLAVPELDTQAVAAQLAVMAEKLNAFAYVSAHDCATIAAAKAYRENFSQRELMVIWPDFIAYDTAKGENVTVPAPAFAVGLRAKIDAETGWHKVLSNVAVNGVLGLSKDVYFTLQGTDTDADELNSNGITTLIKQNGFRFWGSRTCDRETYLFESYTRTAQILADTIAEAHFFYIDKPLTPSLAKDIVDGINRKLTALVTAGRLLGANCWYDKETNTGETLRTGKLTIKYNYTPVPPLEHLDLVQEFTDEYFATFANTFSG from the coding sequence ATGGCGACTAATTATCATCACGGTGTGACCGTCCGAGAAACCACGGATCTCAGCACCATCATTAACGATATCGACTCGGCAGTGATCGGCGTGGTGTGTACCGCGGATGATGCCGATGCTGATACGTTCCCGTTAAACGAACCGGTATTGCTAACCCGCGTATCCAGCGTGTTAGGCAAAGCGGGTAAAACAGGCACGTTGCACACTACGTTAAAATGTATTTCCGATCAGGCCAGCCCTCAAACGGTGGTGATCCGTGTGGCAGATGCGGCGAATGCACAGGCAGAAGGCAATGAACCTAAACCGACGCAAGATCAGTTAGTGATCGGCGGTTCCGATGCTAACGGGCGCTATACGGGGCTGTATGCGCTGCTGTCGGCAGAGGCGCGGATTGGTGTCCGCCCACGCGTACTGGCCGTGCCGGAACTGGATACACAGGCCGTTGCCGCACAACTGGCTGTGATGGCTGAAAAGCTAAACGCATTCGCCTATGTCAGCGCGCATGACTGTGCAACCATCGCGGCAGCGAAAGCCTACCGTGAAAATTTCTCCCAGCGTGAACTGATGGTGATCTGGCCTGACTTTATCGCCTACGACACCGCTAAAGGGGAAAACGTGACCGTACCCGCGCCAGCGTTCGCGGTTGGCCTGCGCGCCAAAATTGATGCGGAAACCGGCTGGCATAAAGTGTTATCCAACGTTGCGGTAAACGGTGTGCTGGGGCTGAGCAAAGATGTGTATTTCACATTGCAAGGCACCGATACCGACGCCGACGAACTGAACAGTAACGGCATCACCACGCTGATTAAGCAGAACGGCTTTCGCTTTTGGGGATCGCGCACCTGTGACCGTGAAACCTATCTGTTTGAAAGCTATACCCGTACTGCGCAAATCCTTGCAGATACCATCGCAGAAGCCCATTTCTTCTACATTGATAAGCCGCTTACGCCCTCACTGGCAAAGGATATTGTGGACGGCATCAACCGTAAGTTAACGGCGTTGGTCACTGCTGGCCGTCTGCTGGGGGCGAATTGTTGGTATGACAAAGAAACCAACACCGGCGAAACGCTGCGCACCGGAAAATTAACCATTAAGTACAACTACACACCCGTTCCGCCATTGGAGCATTTGGATCTGGTGCAAGAGTTTACTGACGAATACTTCGCGACGTTCGCCAATACGTTCAGCGGGTAA
- the uvrC gene encoding excinuclease ABC subunit UvrC translates to MSESFDASAFLKTVTSQPGVYRMYDAGDTVIYVGKAKDLKKRLASYFRSHVASRKTEALVKSIKHIDVTITHTETEALLLEHNYIKLYQPRYNVLLRDDKSYPMIFLSSDTHPRLAVHRGAKHAKGEYFGPFPNGNAVRETLILLQKLFPVRQCENSVYRNRSRPCLQYQIGRCLGPCVSGLVSDEDYQQQVDYVRLFLSGKDQQVLNQLISRMEAASRDLNFEEAARIRDQIQAVRRVMEKQFVSGDGEDLDVISVAFDAGMACVYVLFIRQGNVLGSRSYFPKIPCGTELGEVVQTFVGQFYLQGSLVRSLPAEVLLDFSLPDKDVLMASLTAVAGRKVQIQTKPRGDRARYLKLARTNAATALVTKLSQQSTIHQRLDALASVLQLPEIHRMECFDISHMMGEQTVASCVVFDANGPSRSEYRRYNISGITPGDDYAAMAQVLRRRYGKALDESKIPDVIVIDGGKGQLGQAQAVFDSLQVPWDKNKPLLLGVAKGSDRKAGLETLFFEATGEGVALPPDSPALHVIQHIRDDSHDHAIGGHRKKRAKIKNTSTLELIDGVGPKRRQTLLKYMGGLQPLMNASIEDIANVPGISHTLAEKIFHALKH, encoded by the coding sequence GTGAGTGAGAGTTTCGATGCTTCGGCATTTTTAAAAACGGTAACGAGCCAGCCTGGTGTCTACCGTATGTATGATGCAGGCGATACGGTCATCTACGTTGGTAAGGCAAAAGACTTAAAAAAACGGCTTGCCAGCTATTTCCGCAGCCATGTCGCCAGCCGTAAAACCGAGGCATTGGTCAAAAGCATCAAGCATATTGATGTCACGATCACGCACACAGAAACTGAAGCCTTACTGCTGGAACACAACTACATCAAGCTTTATCAGCCGCGTTATAACGTCTTGCTGCGCGATGATAAATCCTACCCCATGATTTTCCTGAGTAGTGACACTCATCCGCGTCTGGCGGTGCACCGTGGTGCCAAGCATGCGAAGGGCGAGTATTTCGGCCCGTTTCCCAACGGCAATGCCGTGCGTGAAACGCTGATATTACTTCAAAAACTGTTCCCAGTACGGCAGTGCGAGAATAGCGTTTATCGCAACCGCTCTCGTCCTTGCCTGCAATATCAAATCGGTCGCTGCCTCGGGCCTTGCGTTAGCGGTTTGGTTAGCGATGAGGATTATCAGCAGCAGGTTGACTATGTTCGTCTGTTTTTGTCTGGCAAAGATCAGCAGGTACTGAATCAACTCATCTCTCGAATGGAAGCCGCTAGTCGCGATCTGAATTTTGAAGAGGCAGCCCGGATACGCGATCAGATCCAGGCGGTTCGGCGGGTGATGGAAAAACAATTTGTTTCCGGCGACGGCGAAGATCTGGATGTGATCAGTGTGGCTTTTGATGCTGGCATGGCTTGCGTCTATGTCCTGTTTATCCGACAGGGAAACGTGCTTGGCAGCCGGAGCTATTTCCCCAAAATCCCTTGTGGTACGGAATTAGGGGAAGTAGTGCAAACGTTTGTCGGGCAGTTCTATTTGCAAGGAAGCTTAGTCCGATCGCTTCCAGCAGAAGTTCTGCTTGACTTTAGCTTGCCCGATAAAGACGTGCTGATGGCATCCTTGACGGCGGTTGCGGGGAGAAAAGTGCAGATTCAGACGAAACCTCGTGGTGACCGTGCTCGCTATTTAAAACTGGCGCGGACGAATGCTGCGACTGCGTTGGTCACCAAACTGTCTCAGCAATCCACAATTCATCAGCGCTTGGATGCATTAGCAAGCGTCTTGCAACTGCCTGAAATCCATCGCATGGAGTGTTTTGACATCAGTCATATGATGGGGGAGCAAACAGTGGCGTCCTGCGTGGTATTCGATGCCAATGGTCCGTCACGTTCGGAATATCGCCGCTATAATATCAGTGGTATTACGCCCGGTGATGATTATGCGGCCATGGCGCAAGTCCTCCGACGCCGGTACGGTAAAGCGCTGGATGAAAGTAAAATACCGGATGTCATTGTCATTGATGGTGGGAAAGGGCAACTCGGTCAGGCTCAGGCCGTGTTTGACTCGTTACAAGTACCATGGGATAAAAATAAGCCTTTGCTACTTGGTGTCGCGAAGGGCAGCGATCGTAAAGCTGGGCTGGAAACCCTGTTTTTTGAAGCGACGGGCGAGGGCGTGGCCCTGCCGCCTGATTCTCCCGCGTTGCACGTTATCCAGCATATTCGCGATGATTCGCATGACCATGCGATTGGCGGGCATCGCAAAAAGAGAGCAAAAATAAAGAATACCAGTACGCTGGAGCTTATCGACGGTGTCGGCCCTAAACGTCGTCAAACCCTGCTGAAATACATGGGGGGGTTACAGCCTTTGATGAATGCCAGCATCGAGGATATTGCAAATGTTCCTGGAATTTCGCATACATTGGCAGAAAAGATCTTCCATGCATTGAAACACTAG